The following coding sequences lie in one Lolium perenne isolate Kyuss_39 chromosome 2, Kyuss_2.0, whole genome shotgun sequence genomic window:
- the LOC127310214 gene encoding uncharacterized protein, with protein MSVSCGLECVLCVGCVRWAWKRLTYIGAYDSDTWPPAAADDFRPVPRICQIIMAINEDDLANPKFAPPGLGYADIDAAGIVKRTTYADVGADCPPYIVYVDRCHNEVVLAVRGLNLVRNADYQVLMDNKLGKQMFDGGYVHYGLLRAAQFILEKETDALRDLLRKQGAGCRLVFAGHSLGSGIAALMTILVVNNRRAFDDIPSSHVRCYALAPETSSPSNTLRAVMRGGGKKEERAGES; from the exons ATGTCGGTGTCGTGCGGGCTGGAGTGCGTGCTCTGCGTCGGCTGCGTGCGCTGGGCCTGGAAGCGCCTCACCTACATCGGCGCCTACGACAGCGACACCTGGCCGCCCGCTGCCGCCGACGACTTCCGCCCCGTCCCGCGCATCTGCCAGATCATCATGGCCATCAACGAGGACGACCTCGCCAACCCCAAGTTCGCGCCGCCGGGGCTCGGATACGCCGACATCGATGCCGCCGGCATCGTCAAGCGCACCACCTACGCCGACGTCGGCGCAGACTGCCCGCCCTACATCGTCTACGTCGACCGATGCCACAACGAGGTCGTCCTCGCCGTCCGCGGCCTCAACCTCGTCCGCAACGCCGACTACCAG GTCCTCATGGACAACAAGCTCGGGAAGCAGATGTTCGACGGCGGCTACGTGCACTACGGCCTGCTCAGGGCGGCGCAGTTCATCCTCGAGAAGGAGACGGATGCGCTGCGGGACCTGCTGCGCAAGCAAGGCGCCGGATGCAGGCTCGTCTTCGCGGGCCACTCGCTCGGCTCCGGCATCGCAGCGCTCATGACCATACTCGTCGTCAACAACCGCAGGGCGTTCGACGATATTCCCAGTAGCCACGTACGCTGCTACGCGCTCGCGCCCGAGACCTCCTCGCCgtcgaacaccttgcgggcggtGATGAGGGGTGGTGGAAAAAAGGAGGAGAGGGCCGGGGAG TCTTGa